From Spirosoma aerolatum, one genomic window encodes:
- a CDS encoding outer membrane protein assembly factor BamB family protein, translating to MKRIYLPLTLASITLFGAAALTSSVDPPGSGDDWAEYLGGPDRSHYSTLSQIDTSNVGQLKMAWQYHTLDSGQVQCNPIVKNGVLYGMTATTQPFALNAATGEKLWTWQDTTGLKGSVRSQSTSRGVVYWENGSDRRILFTRGPWLYAIEATTGKPVPSFGEQGRTSLKAGLGPTAKDKFVISNTPGTVYGDLIIMPMRLSEAADAALGNIQAFNIRTGELAWVFHTIPHPGEFGYDTWPKDTYKNTDVGAANNWSGMAIDRQRGIVYVPTGSAAFDFYGGNRLGQNLFANCLLALDAKTGKRRWHFQFVHHDILDRDASAPPNLLTVTQNGKKIDAVAQATKQGYVFLFDRVTGKPLFPIKEVPVPASDVDGEKAWPTQPIPTKPAPYARQSFPETDVNPLAANRQELIESLRRSRNEGPFTPLSKRGTIIYPGLDGGAEYGGAAVDPNGIMYINSNEMAWLISLDKKLSNDQLAQLSPGHRVYTTTCASCHGAERKGNPASGYPSLVDIGKRRNRAYVDNVISTGKGMMPAFTGLSTMQKQELLAFLFGEEKQEVGMNASSEARKGTPTQPKASYQISGYSKFLDKNGYPAMKQPWGTLNAINLNTGEYVWTTVLGNYPELNSQSPTGSESYGGPVITAGGLVIIAGTKDAMLRVFARKTGKLLWETKLPAASFATPCTYSVNGKQYIALACGGTKLGAPKGDSYVAFALP from the coding sequence ATGAAACGTATTTACCTACCTCTCACATTAGCGTCGATTACACTATTCGGAGCGGCTGCCTTAACGTCCTCCGTTGATCCACCGGGTTCGGGTGATGACTGGGCGGAGTACCTGGGTGGTCCCGACCGTAGCCACTATTCAACCCTCAGCCAGATTGATACCAGTAATGTGGGCCAACTGAAGATGGCCTGGCAATACCATACGCTGGATTCGGGGCAGGTCCAGTGCAATCCAATTGTCAAGAATGGGGTGTTGTATGGCATGACGGCAACGACCCAGCCGTTTGCGCTCAATGCCGCCACAGGCGAAAAACTCTGGACCTGGCAGGACACGACAGGACTTAAAGGCTCTGTCCGTTCGCAGAGTACCAGTCGGGGTGTTGTCTACTGGGAAAACGGCTCCGATCGACGGATTCTGTTTACACGGGGGCCCTGGCTCTACGCTATTGAGGCCACCACAGGCAAACCTGTTCCCTCCTTTGGTGAGCAGGGCCGGACAAGTTTGAAAGCGGGACTGGGCCCAACGGCCAAAGATAAGTTCGTGATCTCCAATACCCCCGGCACCGTTTACGGCGACCTGATCATCATGCCGATGCGTCTGTCGGAAGCAGCCGATGCCGCCCTTGGAAACATCCAGGCGTTCAATATTCGGACGGGAGAATTAGCCTGGGTATTTCATACGATTCCGCATCCGGGTGAATTTGGCTACGATACGTGGCCGAAAGACACGTACAAGAATACAGATGTAGGAGCTGCCAACAACTGGTCGGGCATGGCGATTGACCGGCAACGGGGCATTGTTTATGTGCCAACCGGCTCGGCGGCTTTCGATTTTTACGGCGGCAATCGGCTCGGACAGAATCTGTTCGCAAACTGTCTGCTGGCACTTGATGCCAAAACCGGGAAACGACGCTGGCATTTCCAGTTTGTGCACCACGATATCCTTGACCGCGACGCGTCTGCTCCACCAAACTTACTGACAGTCACCCAAAACGGAAAGAAAATCGATGCGGTTGCGCAGGCAACCAAGCAGGGGTATGTCTTTTTATTTGATCGGGTAACAGGCAAACCGCTGTTTCCCATCAAAGAAGTACCAGTCCCTGCTTCAGATGTTGACGGAGAAAAAGCCTGGCCAACTCAACCCATCCCGACAAAACCAGCCCCCTATGCCCGTCAATCCTTCCCTGAAACAGACGTTAACCCACTGGCTGCCAATCGGCAGGAGTTGATCGAAAGCCTTCGCCGAAGCCGAAACGAAGGCCCCTTTACCCCGTTGAGCAAACGAGGAACGATCATCTACCCCGGTCTCGATGGCGGAGCGGAATACGGAGGAGCAGCCGTTGACCCTAACGGCATTATGTACATCAACAGTAACGAAATGGCCTGGTTGATTTCTCTCGATAAGAAACTGTCGAACGATCAGCTTGCCCAACTCAGTCCGGGTCATCGGGTGTACACCACGACCTGCGCGTCCTGTCACGGTGCTGAGCGCAAAGGCAATCCAGCCAGTGGCTATCCATCATTGGTCGATATCGGTAAACGGCGAAACCGGGCTTATGTCGATAATGTCATCTCGACGGGTAAGGGCATGATGCCCGCCTTTACGGGTCTGTCGACAATGCAGAAGCAGGAATTACTGGCTTTTTTGTTTGGTGAAGAAAAGCAGGAAGTCGGCATGAATGCCTCATCCGAAGCCCGAAAAGGAACCCCAACCCAACCCAAAGCCTCTTACCAGATTTCGGGCTACAGCAAATTTCTCGACAAGAACGGGTACCCAGCCATGAAACAACCCTGGGGAACGCTGAACGCCATTAATCTGAACACTGGCGAATACGTGTGGACAACCGTACTGGGCAACTATCCCGAATTGAACAGCCAGTCCCCAACGGGTTCGGAGAGTTACGGTGGGCCGGTCATTACAGCCGGTGGGTTGGTGATCATTGCCGGCACGAAAGATGCCATGCTACGGGTTTTCGCTCGTAAAACGGGCAAGCTCCTTTGGGAAACAAAGCTTCCGGCGGCCTCATTTGCAACCCCCTGTACCTACTCGGTCAATGGAAAACAGTATATTGCCCTGGCTTGCGGAGGCACCAAACTTGGCGCCCCCAAAGGCGATAGCTACGTAGCCTTTGCTTTACCCTAA
- a CDS encoding ROK family protein, which yields MSQSIGIDLGGTRIKGVLMDRHTGEVLERRIVPTNDSETGSWKAVVHQIVHELKATTTEPIQGVGLAAPGLPTVDNSAIACMPGRLPGLEGFNWGSFLNEQVHVLNDAHAAMMAEARFGAARNIANAALITLGTGVGGGLLVGGQLYQGFYQMAGHIGHITVDADSDHLSITNLPGSLEEAIGNTTVSRRSYGRYQTTHELVAGYAASEPLAALVWLTSVRRLAVAIASIANLFSPEVVILGGGITQANDALFTPLQAFMDLFEWRPAGKKTTLCKAHFEDWAGAIGAAARFTD from the coding sequence ATGAGCCAATCGATTGGCATTGACCTGGGTGGTACACGCATTAAAGGCGTGTTGATGGATAGGCATACGGGTGAGGTATTGGAGCGACGCATTGTACCGACTAATGACAGTGAAACGGGTAGCTGGAAAGCCGTTGTTCATCAAATTGTCCACGAACTAAAAGCGACCACGACCGAGCCGATTCAGGGGGTTGGGCTAGCCGCACCCGGCTTACCTACGGTCGATAATTCGGCTATTGCGTGTATGCCCGGTCGATTACCGGGGCTGGAAGGCTTCAACTGGGGAAGCTTCCTCAACGAACAGGTCCATGTACTCAACGATGCGCATGCTGCTATGATGGCCGAAGCTCGTTTTGGAGCCGCCCGGAACATCGCCAATGCCGCGCTCATTACCCTCGGAACGGGTGTTGGGGGAGGCCTGTTAGTGGGTGGGCAACTCTATCAGGGGTTTTATCAGATGGCCGGGCACATCGGCCACATAACGGTAGATGCCGATAGCGACCACCTCAGCATCACCAACTTACCCGGCAGTCTGGAAGAAGCCATTGGCAACACGACCGTTAGCCGTCGTTCGTATGGCCGTTATCAGACTACGCACGAACTAGTAGCAGGTTATGCCGCTAGTGAGCCTCTGGCAGCCCTTGTCTGGCTCACCTCCGTCCGTCGGCTGGCGGTAGCCATTGCCTCTATAGCCAACCTGTTTTCGCCCGAAGTGGTCATTTTAGGCGGAGGCATTACCCAGGCCAACGACGCTTTATTTACACCTTTACAAGCCTTCATGGATCTGTTCGAATGGCGCCCTGCTGGAAAGAAAACTACCCTATGCAAAGCGCATTTCGAAGATTGGGCCGGGGCCATCGGCGCTGCAGCTCGCTTTACTGATTAA
- a CDS encoding sugar isomerase domain-containing protein — protein MSLTSQYIQKAQAILDVAEQQTEAIQQAAQWFSQTILAGRMVHLFGSGHSRIMVEEMWPRYGSFSGFNPIVELSLSFHNLVVGANGQRQAMFLENVPGLADRILRNYDLSEQDSALVISSSGCNVVPIEMAELFQKRGIKVVALLTRQHAEKSTSKRQDGKKLSDFADLVLDTGAPVGDAMVDVPGLDTPVSPGSTVGGAVIVNCIKAEVAGLLTQAGYPPTVLSAANVVGPERAVTLFESAYDEHAHRLATLYAQVGFPSYVSERADL, from the coding sequence ATGTCTCTAACGTCTCAATATATTCAGAAAGCCCAAGCCATTCTGGACGTTGCCGAACAGCAGACCGAAGCCATTCAACAGGCGGCCCAATGGTTTAGTCAAACGATTCTGGCAGGTCGGATGGTGCACCTGTTTGGCAGTGGTCATAGCCGTATTATGGTCGAAGAAATGTGGCCCCGCTATGGGTCGTTTTCGGGTTTCAACCCCATTGTTGAGCTGTCACTCTCGTTTCACAACCTGGTTGTTGGCGCCAATGGGCAACGGCAGGCCATGTTTCTCGAAAATGTACCCGGCCTGGCCGACCGGATTCTTCGCAACTACGATCTCTCCGAACAGGATTCGGCGCTGGTCATTTCGTCAAGTGGTTGTAATGTGGTGCCTATCGAGATGGCCGAACTCTTTCAGAAACGTGGTATCAAAGTCGTGGCCCTGCTAACACGGCAACATGCCGAAAAAAGCACCAGCAAACGACAGGATGGCAAAAAACTAAGCGATTTTGCCGATTTGGTACTCGACACGGGCGCCCCGGTAGGCGATGCAATGGTCGACGTTCCTGGTCTCGATACGCCCGTTTCGCCCGGTTCTACAGTCGGTGGTGCCGTGATTGTCAACTGCATTAAAGCTGAAGTGGCTGGATTATTAACGCAGGCAGGCTATCCACCAACTGTATTATCAGCGGCTAATGTTGTCGGGCCAGAACGAGCCGTTACGCTATTCGAAAGCGCCTACGACGAGCACGCCCACCGACTGGCTACCTTATACGCGCAAGTAGGTTTCCCCTCCTACGTAAGCGAACGAGCTGACTTGTAA
- a CDS encoding M14 family metallopeptidase: MRSSLYLVLVLLTAGLRTALAQTLPSPKEHFGFNIGDDYQLATYTQTEAYVKKLAAGSDRTKLVDIGMTEEGRHQFMLIVSSPENLKKLDRYKEISTKMARAEGLSEEQARALSNEGKAVVWIDGGLHATEVVGTHQLIETIWQLVSRKDPETMRILDNCVILLTHANPDGQELVTNWYMRDPKPEKRSLENLPRLYEKYAGHDNNRDFFMLNLKETQNIGRQLFIEWLPQIMYNHHQRGPAGSVLAGPPYRDPFNYVFDPLMVTGIDALGAAMINRMNTENKPGYTRLGGSVFSTWYNGGLRTTTHFHNMIGLLTEIIGGPTPEDVPLVPSRLIPNGNTPLPVRPQKWHFKQSIDYSVSLNYAVLDYASRHRDELLFNIYRMGKNSIERGSQDTWSLSPKKIDAINTAFQADPKKPATASANQYGLMPRGGGMPIKYYDTIMTNQTLRDPRGFIIPANQPDFSTAVKFVNALIRTGIQIQQATADFTVAGKKYPAGSYVVKADQSFRPHLLDMFEPQDHPNDFQYPGGPPIRPYDAAGWTPAYLMNVKFDRILDSFDGPFKKLPYGELQSPEGHVAGSASAGYLLSAKTNNSFIAVNDLLASGIDVYRLPNGTGGKPTVEAGTFFVPASAKAKSIIDKSAKELNLNVTGVSKKPTASMIKVSPMRIALWDTYGGSMPSGWIRWMMEQYHFPMKVVYPQDIDAGDLRKKFDVIVFVTRAIPALRGGENDPFSGFEREPKEENTPAEYRPWLGKITPTKSIPQLKAFLEAGGNIVTIGSSTNLAYHLGLPVKNALMEMTSSGQERPLPGEKYYIPGSVLQVTVDSTQQATYGLSTLTDVYFDASPVFKLAPEAIAKGTVTPLAWFATNKPLRSGWAWGQAYLQDGVAAFMAPVGAGKLYAFGPEITFRAQSHGTFKLLFNQLYSSGKSGSQASDVISEH; encoded by the coding sequence ATGCGTTCTTCTCTTTACTTAGTACTTGTGCTGCTAACTGCTGGTTTACGTACAGCCTTAGCCCAAACCCTACCTTCGCCAAAAGAACATTTTGGCTTTAACATCGGCGACGATTACCAACTGGCGACTTACACCCAAACCGAAGCCTACGTAAAAAAACTGGCGGCAGGTTCCGACCGGACAAAACTGGTTGACATTGGCATGACTGAAGAAGGTCGTCATCAGTTCATGCTCATCGTATCGTCGCCCGAAAACCTCAAAAAGCTAGATCGCTACAAAGAGATCTCGACAAAAATGGCCCGCGCCGAAGGCCTTTCGGAGGAACAGGCTCGTGCCTTATCCAACGAGGGCAAAGCGGTGGTGTGGATCGATGGGGGCCTGCACGCTACAGAAGTTGTGGGCACGCATCAATTGATCGAAACCATCTGGCAACTGGTAAGCCGCAAAGACCCCGAAACCATGCGGATTCTGGACAATTGCGTCATCCTGCTCACTCACGCCAATCCCGACGGACAGGAACTCGTCACCAACTGGTACATGCGTGATCCCAAGCCCGAAAAACGGTCGCTGGAAAACCTGCCCCGGTTGTATGAAAAATACGCGGGCCACGACAACAACCGGGATTTCTTCATGCTCAACCTGAAAGAAACCCAGAATATTGGCCGTCAGCTATTCATCGAGTGGCTCCCACAAATCATGTACAACCACCACCAGCGCGGGCCAGCCGGTTCAGTGCTGGCAGGGCCGCCGTACCGTGATCCGTTCAACTACGTGTTCGATCCGCTGATGGTTACGGGGATCGATGCACTGGGGGCGGCTATGATCAACCGGATGAATACCGAAAACAAGCCGGGATATACGCGTCTGGGTGGGTCGGTTTTCTCGACCTGGTACAATGGTGGGCTACGGACAACGACTCACTTCCACAACATGATTGGGCTGCTAACCGAAATCATCGGGGGCCCAACCCCTGAAGATGTTCCCCTCGTACCGAGCCGATTAATTCCGAATGGGAATACACCACTGCCCGTTCGGCCGCAGAAATGGCATTTCAAACAGTCGATTGATTACTCGGTATCGCTGAACTACGCCGTGCTGGATTATGCGAGCCGTCACCGCGACGAATTGCTGTTCAACATCTACCGGATGGGTAAGAACTCTATCGAGCGCGGTAGTCAGGACACCTGGAGCCTGTCGCCCAAGAAGATCGACGCCATCAATACCGCGTTTCAGGCTGATCCTAAAAAGCCAGCCACTGCATCGGCCAATCAATATGGCCTGATGCCACGCGGAGGGGGTATGCCGATCAAGTATTATGATACCATCATGACTAATCAGACGCTTCGCGACCCGCGTGGCTTCATCATTCCGGCCAACCAGCCTGATTTCTCAACAGCCGTTAAGTTCGTTAATGCGCTGATTCGGACGGGGATTCAAATTCAACAGGCTACCGCCGATTTTACCGTAGCCGGCAAGAAGTATCCAGCCGGTTCGTATGTTGTGAAGGCTGATCAGTCATTCCGTCCGCACTTGCTGGATATGTTCGAGCCCCAGGATCACCCCAACGATTTCCAGTATCCCGGTGGCCCTCCAATTCGACCCTATGATGCCGCTGGCTGGACACCCGCTTACCTGATGAACGTTAAATTCGACCGGATTCTGGATAGCTTCGATGGTCCCTTCAAAAAACTACCTTATGGTGAACTCCAGTCGCCTGAAGGCCACGTTGCCGGAAGTGCCAGTGCGGGGTATCTGCTGAGCGCTAAAACGAACAACTCGTTCATCGCCGTCAACGACCTGCTGGCTTCGGGTATCGATGTCTATCGTTTGCCCAATGGAACAGGTGGCAAACCTACCGTAGAAGCCGGGACGTTCTTTGTTCCTGCATCGGCAAAGGCGAAATCGATTATCGATAAATCAGCTAAAGAATTGAACCTCAATGTAACGGGCGTATCCAAAAAGCCCACTGCTTCGATGATCAAAGTATCGCCCATGCGGATTGCGCTGTGGGATACCTACGGTGGCTCGATGCCGTCGGGCTGGATTCGCTGGATGATGGAACAATATCATTTTCCGATGAAAGTGGTCTACCCACAAGACATTGACGCGGGTGATCTGCGGAAGAAATTCGACGTGATTGTGTTCGTAACGCGGGCTATTCCGGCGCTTCGTGGTGGCGAAAATGACCCATTCAGTGGCTTCGAACGTGAACCGAAAGAAGAGAACACGCCAGCTGAATATCGTCCGTGGTTAGGAAAGATTACCCCTACCAAATCCATTCCTCAGCTCAAGGCTTTCCTGGAAGCCGGAGGAAACATCGTGACCATTGGCTCCAGCACGAACCTGGCCTACCACCTCGGCCTACCCGTTAAAAACGCCCTCATGGAAATGACCTCCTCCGGTCAGGAGCGCCCCCTACCCGGTGAGAAATACTACATCCCCGGTAGTGTGCTGCAAGTGACCGTTGACTCTACCCAGCAGGCAACCTATGGTCTGTCGACGCTGACGGATGTATACTTCGATGCCAGTCCGGTCTTCAAACTGGCTCCCGAAGCCATTGCCAAAGGAACGGTTACACCACTGGCCTGGTTTGCCACCAACAAGCCATTACGTAGTGGCTGGGCGTGGGGTCAGGCCTATTTGCAGGATGGCGTAGCGGCTTTCATGGCTCCGGTGGGTGCTGGTAAACTGTATGCCTTCGGTCCCGAAATTACCTTCCGGGCTCAGTCGCATGGCACCTTCAAACTGCTGTTCAACCAGTTGTATAGTTCCGGCAAAAGCGGCTCACAGGCCAGTGATGTTATCAGCGAACATTAA
- a CDS encoding M20/M25/M40 family metallo-hydrolase, with translation MNQLIKVAFVCTLLLSSTSHYLFAQEEADDEESKKVVPIDAKYTTEISTLAKKPAVQSAFKLFTDWEPQTKKTLITLTEIPSPPFKETERAKAFAALMKEAGADSVWIDEVGNVLATRKGRSGRKTVVVEAHLDTVFPAGTDVKVKQKGDTLYAPGIGDDTRGLTAVMTILKALKQTNIQTDATILFVGAVGEEGLGDLRGVKHLLRPGGPKIDSYIAVDGDGYTNITHRGLGSHRYRITFKGPGGHSYGAFGIVNPHGALGKAIYHFTTEADKFTKEGVKTTYSVSVIGGGTSVNAIPYESWMEVDMRSESPEKLKGIDALLQVAVQQALKEENAMKRRGPDLTVDVKLVGDRPSGRTEPTTPIVQRAMAASKFLKGEPKLNASSTNANGPFSKGIPAITIGSGGTGANAHSLKEWWLNDKGVLGLERILLVLLAEAGY, from the coding sequence ATGAATCAATTGATTAAAGTAGCCTTCGTTTGTACGCTGTTACTAAGCAGCACTAGCCATTATCTTTTTGCCCAGGAAGAAGCGGATGATGAAGAGTCGAAGAAGGTAGTACCCATCGATGCGAAGTACACGACCGAAATCAGTACCCTCGCTAAAAAACCGGCCGTTCAGTCGGCGTTTAAACTCTTTACCGACTGGGAACCTCAAACCAAAAAAACGCTGATTACGCTGACCGAAATCCCCTCGCCCCCATTCAAGGAAACCGAGCGGGCCAAAGCCTTTGCCGCTCTGATGAAGGAAGCCGGAGCCGATTCGGTCTGGATTGATGAAGTAGGCAATGTGCTGGCTACCCGCAAAGGTCGCTCAGGCAGGAAAACCGTCGTCGTAGAAGCGCACCTCGATACGGTGTTCCCGGCCGGAACCGATGTGAAGGTGAAGCAGAAAGGCGATACGCTGTATGCACCCGGCATTGGTGACGATACCCGTGGACTTACTGCCGTGATGACCATCCTGAAAGCCCTTAAACAAACGAACATTCAGACCGATGCAACTATCCTGTTTGTCGGGGCTGTTGGGGAAGAAGGGTTAGGCGATCTGCGCGGAGTAAAGCACCTACTTCGGCCCGGTGGCCCTAAAATTGACTCCTATATTGCTGTGGATGGAGATGGCTATACGAACATCACCCACCGGGGACTGGGCTCGCATCGCTACCGAATTACGTTCAAAGGACCAGGCGGGCATTCGTATGGCGCGTTTGGCATCGTTAATCCGCATGGTGCATTGGGCAAAGCCATTTATCACTTTACCACCGAAGCCGATAAATTTACCAAAGAGGGCGTGAAAACAACCTATAGCGTGAGTGTTATTGGTGGAGGCACTTCCGTGAACGCTATTCCGTATGAATCGTGGATGGAAGTGGATATGCGATCTGAAAGCCCGGAGAAACTGAAAGGTATCGACGCACTCCTTCAGGTTGCCGTTCAGCAAGCCCTCAAAGAAGAAAACGCCATGAAACGCCGGGGGCCTGACCTAACGGTCGATGTTAAACTCGTAGGCGACCGTCCTTCGGGCCGTACCGAGCCAACCACTCCAATCGTACAGCGAGCCATGGCGGCCTCCAAGTTTCTCAAAGGCGAACCTAAGTTAAACGCCAGTTCGACCAATGCCAACGGTCCGTTTTCCAAAGGAATTCCAGCCATTACTATCGGCAGTGGTGGAACAGGAGCAAATGCTCATTCACTCAAAGAGTGGTGGCTGAATGACAAAGGCGTTCTGGGTCTGGAGCGAATTTTACTGGTACTGCTGGCCGAAGCAGGGTATTGA